The following is a genomic window from Candidatus Neomarinimicrobiota bacterium.
TTGATGGATTAACTGGCTCCGGTTGCAACTTCCAGCAGCTGGCATTTACGGCTGCTGGCTGCCAATCCTGGCAGCGACCTGAAGCAAAAAATCAACGGACTCTTACTCGACTACCTCCTCGTAGTCCCAGCCCTGCTCCCGGCAAAGCACCTTGACGTGATCGTCCCAGGTCGGTTCATCGGCGGGACGCGGACCGACGAAGCAGTCCACGGCCAGGTAGCGCAGCCCCTGTTTCCCGGCGGCCCGGATGGAGTGATAGGTGGACACGGGAATCCTTGCTACGTCGCCGGGCCCGACGGGATAACCGACCTTTTCGGCTCCGATGGTCAAGGTGCCTTCGCCCTCCAGGATATAGAAAACCTGTTCGGTATCGTCGTGTTTATGGAGCGGAGGGGCCTGTCCCGGCTCGAGCACCACCAGGAAAACTTCCGACACGTCCGCCTCGCTCCGGTCCATGACCAGGTCATTGCGGTGCGTCGGAAACCGGTAGCGTTTGAGGTTGGTCGTTGCGAATACGTATTTCATGCCGAAATGCTCCTTAATGCAACAGTGTTTCCCAGAAACCCTTGATGCCGACACCGCACATATACAATGCGAAAAGCAGGATCAGCGCCAGAATGACATTGGTTGAGGGAGTGTAGGTATATTCTCCCATGAGGGATTTGCGATTGCCGAGCCAGATCAGGGCTAACACGGTGACGGGCAGGATGATGGCCGAGAAGACCTGGGAGGTGATCATGACCGGTACAGGCGGGGCCTGCAGCAGGGGTACGGTGAAGCCGAGCAGGGAGATGAGCAGCACCATCACGCGGTACCTCGCCAGCTTCATATCCCGTGGGGTGCCGGAGTAATCGCACAAGAGCCAGGGCAGCAGTAGAACGTTGGGCAGCTGTGATGACAAGCCGGCGGCCACGATACCGGAAACGAAAATGGCGGTGGCCAGCCGACCGGCCAGGGGTTCCAACAGCTCAATCATCTGGGAAGCGTGTGAAAGTCCCAGTTTATGCACATACAGGGTCCCGGCAGCCGCGGCCATGATCGTGGCACTGATCAGGAACATCATCAGGCTGGAGACCAGCGCGTCCCTTTTTTGAATTTTTAGATGCTCCAGGGTCCAGCCGGCCTCCTTGACCAGCGTCGTTCTCACGATAAACAGGCCCGAAAAGACCGTGGTGCCGACCATGGCGGCGATTACCAGAAAAGGGCCTTTCCCCACGTCCTCCGGCACCGTTGGAATGCTGGGTATCATTCCTTTGAGGATTTCCAGCGGAGGCGGACTCAGGATAAAGAAGTTGAGAATGAAACTGCCCGCCATGATAGCCACAATCACCGCCAGCGCTCTTTGAAAGGCCTGCGTGCTGCCCTTCCAGAATATTATATATATAAGAAATATGAAAAAAGCGGCAAAGTAGAGGGGACCGATACCACCAGAGATATATATCTTTGACCATTCGCTGCAGATATCAACGATAATCCCCATTACCCCGATTACACTGGCACTGACGGCGGTGGTTAATGCGATGATGAAGAAAATCCCCAGCGCCGGATGAATATGTCTCTTGAAGGAAT
Proteins encoded in this region:
- a CDS encoding cupin domain-containing protein — its product is MKYVFATTNLKRYRFPTHRNDLVMDRSEADVSEVFLVVLEPGQAPPLHKHDDTEQVFYILEGEGTLTIGAEKVGYPVGPGDVARIPVSTYHSIRAAGKQGLRYLAVDCFVGPRPADEPTWDDHVKVLCREQGWDYEEVVE
- a CDS encoding NRAMP family divalent metal transporter, translating into MAKAGATYGMSLLWTIFLSCMVTYFMIVHYGRYTLVTGETALYSFKRHIHPALGIFFIIALTTAVSASVIGVMGIIVDICSEWSKIYISGGIGPLYFAAFFIFLIYIIFWKGSTQAFQRALAVIVAIMAGSFILNFFILSPPPLEILKGMIPSIPTVPEDVGKGPFLVIAAMVGTTVFSGLFIVRTTLVKEAGWTLEHLKIQKRDALVSSLMMFLISATIMAAAAGTLYVHKLGLSHASQMIELLEPLAGRLATAIFVSGIVAAGLSSQLPNVLLLPWLLCDYSGTPRDMKLARYRVMVLLISLLGFTVPLLQAPPVPVMITSQVFSAIILPVTVLALIWLGNRKSLMGEYTYTPSTNVILALILLFALYMCGVGIKGFWETLLH